The Macaca fascicularis isolate 582-1 chromosome 1, T2T-MFA8v1.1 genome includes a window with the following:
- the LOC135968272 gene encoding uncharacterized protein isoform X1 — MEKGCLRIGVWADGQLGSLRERLGDDEETESQRGEVTCPRSQQLSLLPGLPGPPAAAPTWAMSSSDEETLSERSCRSERSCRSERSYRSERSGSLSPCPPGDTLPWNLPLHEQKKRKSQDSVLDPAERAVVRVAARRIKLEGNEHLSKDPPCPLSGPSLHDLHAHNLGRPATLDGKRYD, encoded by the exons ATGGAAAAGGGTTGTTTGAGAATCGGGGTCTGGGCAGATGGACAGCTCGGCAGCCTGAGAGAGCGACTTGGGGACG atgaagaaactgagtctcagagaggtgaagtgacttgcccaagatcacagcaATT ATCACTTCTCCCTGGGCTCCCAGGCCCTCCTGCGGCAGCCCCCACCTGGGCCATGTCTTCCTCAGATGAAGAGACGCTCAGTGAGCGGTCATGTCGGAGTGAGCGGTCTTGTCGGAGTGAGCGATCTTACAGGAGCGAGCGGTCAGGGAGCCTGTCTCCCTGTCCCCCAGGGGACACCTTGCCCTGGAACCTGCCACTGCATGAGCAGAAAAAGCGGAAAAGCCAGGATTCGGTGCTGGACCCTGCAGAGCGTGCTGTGGTTAGAGTCGCTG cacGGAGGATTAAACTGGAAGGAAATGAGCATTTGTCTAAGGATCCTCCCTGTCCTCTTTCAGGCCCTTCCCTGCATGATCTTCATGCCCACAACTTGGGCAGGCCAGCAACACTTGATGGGAAAAGATATGATTAA
- the LOC135968272 gene encoding uncharacterized protein isoform X2, protein MEKGCLRIGVWADGQLGSLRERLGDGEELQGGGSAELAPGQRAAAGPGRRGRGAEGGEFGGVVGLGGTPEATGEELQRGGTAWRRQEDAGSVRRGRGATDRQGSAGRAEAQGWGAGRGERASGGGGRRRRWEWGSGLGGCAGSASAAAARARGAGGSAARARPLWEPLPSAPPRSPRLSSSSLPPRVRFLPPSAPRMKKLSLREVK, encoded by the exons ATGGAAAAGGGTTGTTTGAGAATCGGGGTCTGGGCAGATGGACAGCTCGGCAGCCTGAGAGAGCGACTTGGGGACGGTGAGGAACTCCAAGGGGGCGGGTCGGCTGAGCTGGCCCCGGGTCAGCGAGCGGCCGCGGGGCCGGGGCGGAGAGGTCGCGGAGCAGAGGGCGGGGAATTTGGGGGTGTGGTTGGCCTGGGGGGGACACCGGAGGCCACCGGGGAGGAGCTGCAGAGGGGAGGGACCGCCTGGAGGCGGCAAGAGGACGCGGGGTCAGTGCGGAGGGGGCGCGGGGCGACGGACAGGCAGGGGAGCGCGGGGCGAGCGGAAGCGCAGGGGTGGGGTGCAGGGCGGGGGGAGCGCGCatcggggggcggggggcggcgTCGGCGCTGGGAGTGGGGGAGCGGGTTGGGCGGCTGCGCCGGCTCTGCTTCAGCCGCTGCCGCTAGggcgcggggggcggggggctcGGCGGCGCGAGCTCGGCCATTGTGGGAGCCGCTCCCCTCGGCTCCGCCACGCTCCCCTCGACTGAGCTCCAGCTCGCTGCCGCCGCGGGTCCGTTTTCTTCCTCCTTCGGCTCCCAGG atgaagaaactgagtctcagagaggtgaagtga